From the genome of Rhizobium indicum:
CATAGAGCCGGGCTTCGAACGCCCAGCCGTTCATGACGATCTCGTCCTGCGTTTTCGGCAGTGGCTCGCCGCTTGCGACCTTCAGCTGCCACAGCACCAGATCTTCGCCTGATATCGCTTCGGTGACAGGGTGTTCCACCTGCAGCCGGGTATTCATCTCCATGAACCAGATCCGGTCGGGATGCAGGCCCTCCGAGGCATCGGCGATGAATTCGATGGTGCCGGCGCCGACATAATTGACCGCTCTTGCTGCCTTCACTGCCGCATCGCAGATCGCAGCGCGGGTGGCGGCATCGAGACCAGGGGCGGGAGCCTCCTCGATGACCTTCTGGTGCCGGCGCTGCAGTGAGCAATCGCGTTCGAACAGATGCACGCAATTTCCGAGCTGATCGGCGAAAACCTGCACCTCGATATGGCGCGGATTGGCGATATAGCGTTCGATCAGAACACGGTCGTCGCCGAAGGAGGCAGCCGCCTCCCGGCGACAGGAGGCGAGAAGTTCGGCGAAATCTTGCGCGCGCTCGACGCGGCGCATGCCCTTGCCGCCGCCGCCGGCGACCGCCTTGATGAGCACGGGATAACCGATGGTATCCGCCTCGGCCGCCAGCCTCTCTTCGCTCTGGTCCGCGCCTATATAGCCGGGGGTCACCGGCACGCCGGCGGCCTGCATCAATTCCTTCGCCGCGTCCTTGAGCCCCATCGCCCGGATGGCCGCCGGGGGAGCGCCGACCCAGAGGATGCCGGCCTTTTCTACCGCTTCGGCAAATTCGGCATTTTCCGAAAGGAAACCGTAGCCGGGATGGATCGCGGCAGCGCCGGTTTTCCGGGCGGCATCGAGGATGCGTTCCTGCGAGAGATAGCTTTCGCGGGCCGGCGAGGGGCCGATGGCGATCGCCTCGTCCGCCTCCGTTACGAAGGGCAGGCCGGCATCGGCCTCGGAATAGACGGCGATGGTCCGGATGCCGAGCGACTTGGCGGTGCGGATGATGCGGCGGGCGATTTCACCCCTGTTGGCAATGAGAAGGCTTTCCATCATCGCCGCCTCACATCCGGAACAGGCCGAAGTGCGGCCCTTTGGGGATCGGCGCATTCAGGCAGGCGGAGAAGGCAAGGCCCAGCACATCCCGGGTCTGGCGCGGATCGATGATGCCGTCGTCCCAGAGGCGGGCGGTGGCATAATAGGGATTGCCCTCGGCCTCGTAGCCGGCGCGGATCGGCGCCTTGAAGGCTTCCTCCTGTTCAATAGGCCAATTCTCACCGCGCGCCTCCATGGAGTCTCGGCGGATGGTGGCAAGCACCGAGGCCGCCTGTTCGCCGCCCATCACACTGATGCGGCTGTTCGGCCAGGTGAAGAGGAAGCGCGGGCGATAGGCGCGGCCGCACATGCCGTAATTGCCGGCGCCGAAGCTGCCGCCGATGATGACCGTGACCTTCGGCACGGTGGCGGTCGCAACCGCCGTCACCAGCTTTGCCCCATCCTTTGCGATGCCGCCGGCCTCATAACGGCCGCCGACCATGAAGCCGGAGATGTTTTGCAGGAAAAGCAAAGGCACGCGGCGCTGGCAGGCAAGCTCGATGAAATGCGCGCCCTTCAGCGCGCTTTCGGAAAACAGCACGCCGTTATTGGCGATGACGGCGACGGGCATGCCCCAGATGCGGGCGAAGCCGCAGACCAGCGTGGTGCCGTAGAGCGGCTTGAACTCATGCAGTTCCGAGCCATCGACGATCCGGCCGATGACCTCCCGCACATCATAGGGCGAGCGCACATCCGCCGGGATGAGGCCGCAGAGATCCTCGGCATCGAGTTTCGGCGGTCGCGGCGGCTGGAGGTCGATATCGACCGATTTCACGCTGTTGAGGGTGGCTGCGATATCGCGAATGAGCAGCAGTGCATGTTCATCATTCTCGGCGACATGATCGACGACGCCGGAGCGGCGGCCATGGGTCTCGGCGCCGCCGAGCTCTTCGGCCGAGATGATCTCGCCGGTCGCGGCTTTGACCAGCGGCGGGCCGGCCAGGAAGATCGTGCCCTGATTGCGCACGATGACCGTTTCGTCGGACATGGCGGGCACATAGGCGCCGCCTGCAGTGCAGCTTCCCATGACGCAGGCGATCTGCGGAATGCCTTCGGCCGACATCTGGGCCTGGTTGTAGAAGATTGCGCCGAAATGGTCGCGGTCGGGAAAAACTTCGGCCTGATGCGGAAGATTGGCGCCGCCGCTATCGACCAGGTAGAGGCAGGGCAGCCGGTTCTGCATGGCGATCTCCTGCGCCCGCAGATGTTTCTTCACCGTCATCGGGAAATAGGCGCCGCCCTTCACCGTCGCGTCATTGGCGACGATCATCACCTCGCGGCCGGAAACGCGGCCGACGCCGGCGATGATACCGGCGCCGGGCGCCTCGTCATCATACATGCCGTTGGCCGCAAGCGTGCCGATCTCCAGGAACGGGCTGCCGGCATCGATGAGCAACTGGATGCGATCGCGCGGCAAGAGCTTGCCCTTGCCGGTATGGCGCTCGCGCGCTGTTTGCGATCCACCCTCGCGCGCTTTCGCCGAACGGTCGTGGAGCTCGTCGATAAGCGCCTTGTTCTTGCTGGCATTGGCCTTGAAGCTGTCGCTGTCGCGGTCGATCGCAGTCGAAATCACCGTCATGATGCGATGAGCTCCCGGCCGATGAGGTAACGGCGGATCTCATTGGTGCCGGCGCCGATATCGTAAAGCTTGGCGTCGCGCAAAAAGCGTTCGACCGGCCATTCCTTGGTATAGCCGGCGCCGCCGAGCGCTTGGATCGCCTCCAGCGAGACCTTCACGGCATTTTCGCTGGCAAAGAGGATCGCAGCAGCTGCATCCGTGCGCGTCGCGCGGCCGGCATCGCAGGCGCGGGCGACGGAATAGACATAGGCGCGCGCCGAATTCAGCGCGACATACATGTCGGCGATCTTGCCCTGCATCAGCTGGAAATCGCCGATCGCTTTGCCGAACTGTTTGCGATCGCGCACATAGGGCAGCACGACGTCGAGGCAGGCCTGCATGATGCCGAGCGGTCCGGCGGCAAGCACGGCGCGCTCGTAGTCGAGGCCGGACATCAGGATCTTCACGCCTTCTCCCTCCCGGCCCATCAGCGCCTCGGCCGGCACCGCGCAATCCTCGAAGACCAGTTCGGCCGTGTCGCTGCCGCGCATGCCGAGCTTGGAGAGCTTCTTGGAGACGCTGAAACCGGGCAGGCCCTTTTCGATGATCAAGGCGGAAATGCCTTTCGGGCCGGCTGCGGGATCGGTCTTGGCATAGACAACAAGCACATCGGCATGCGGCGCGTTGGTGATCCAGAACTTGGTGCCGTTCAGAATATAGCGGTCGCCCTTTTTCTCGGCACGCAACCGCATGGAGACGACATCGGAACCGGCGCCGACCTCCGACATGGCGAGCGAGCCGACATGTTCGCCTGAGATCAGCTTCGGCAGATAGCGGCGCTTTTGTTCCGGCGAGGCCCAGCGGCGGATCTGGTTGACGCAGAGATTGGAATGGGCGCCGTAACTGAGCCCCACGGAGGCCGAGGCGCGCGAAACTTCCTCCATGGCGACGACATGATCGAGATAACCGAGACCGGCGCCGCCGAATTCTTCCTCGACGGTGATCCCATGCAGGCCGAGCGCGCCCATCTCAGGCCAGAGCTGGCGTGGAAACGTGTTGCTTTCGTCGATCTCCGCAGCCAGCGGAGCAATATGATCGGCGGCAAACCGCGCCGTCGTTTCACGGATCGCGTCCGCGGTTTCGCCGAGCGAAAAATCAAACATGGCACTCCTCCCGCTGAAATATGTAGCGCGGGTTGCGGCGGGGTCAAAGTGCCCTTGATTGTGATGGCTCATTCAATTGCGAGAGAGCTTCCTCCCGGCGAAAGGCTTCGGGACTCTTATCCATCCATTTCCGGAAGGCCCGGAAGAAGGCGCTCGGCTCGGAATAGCCGAGCTGCACGGCAATCTCACCGATGGTCATCGATGTGTTCAGCAGCAGATCGACGGCGAGGTCGCGGCGAATATCGTCCTTGATGGCGGCATAGCTTTGTCCCTCGTCGTGCAGGCGGTGGCGGAGCGTGGAGGGCGGCATTCGCATATCGGCTGCAAGCTCGGTAAAGCGCGACCAGGCAGCCGGCGTGGCCAGATTCAGGCGCCGGCGGACGGCGGCGGCGATACCGGCATCATAGCGATAGCGCAACAGAATATTGGCGGGCGCGCCGCGCAGGAACTGTTTGAGCGCCTGTTCGCTACGTGCCACCGGCAGGTCGAGCAGGGCGCTGTCGAAGCCGAGCCGGCTGATGGTTTGCGAGAAACGCACTGGCGCGCCGAAGAAGAGCCGATAGTCGGCGCCTTGTTTGGGCTCCGCGCAGCGGAAATCGACGAGCCGGATCGGAATGCGCCGGCCGACCAGCCAGCAGGTGATGCCGTGCAGGATGATCCAATAGGTGCGATAGGCGAAGGCTGAACGCGGGCCGTTGGCATCCGTGAGCTCGACCTCTGCCAGACCGTCGCGGATGACGAGCCGTCCTCTGGGATCGTCGAGCACGACATCAAGGAAGCGCAGCGCCCGGCGCAGGGCGTGACCCAGCGTCGGCGCATGCAGCACAGAGTGGCAGAGCAGCGTGAAGCTGCCGCCGCGCATCGGTCGGCCGCCCATGCCGAAGAATTCGTCGTCGAGTTCGGCGGCGATTACCAGCCAGAGCGCGCCATAGGTCTCGGCCGACACCGGTTGATCGACCAGCGGCGGCAGTCCCACACGCGCAAGAATAGGCTCTGTCGGCTTATCCAGCCGCCGCAGGCTGTCGAGGGCCTCCTCGACAAAGGCCGGTGCAATCATGCGTCGCTCGATTTCCGCCATCGCGCCCTCTTTGTGGCAAAACTGTCCGAAATAATGGAGCAGTTCTGTCATCGCTTGCAATAGGTGGAGGGAATAGAATCGTACCCGTCGGTTGCGCTTGGAGGAGGTCGCGGCCGGCAGGGAGGAACAGGTTCATGTTGGTCCATGGAGCAAGCTTCATCGTAACCGGCGGCGGCTCCGGCCTCGGTGCTGCAACGGTGCGCGCGCTTGTCGAGGCAGGCGGGCGCGTGACGATCGCCGATCTCAATGCCGAAGCGGGCGAACATATCGCCCGGGAGTTCGGGAGCGATGTGCAGTTCGTCAAGGCCGACGTGGCCGATGAGGAGCAGGGAACAGCAGTGGTTGCCGCTGCCGTCGAAGCCTTCGGCGGCTTGCGCGGATTGGTGAATTGCGCGGGCGTGGCGCCGGCCGAAAAGGTGATCGGCCGCGACGGGCCGCACCGGCTGGAGAGTTTTGCCCGTACGGTGAGCATCAATCTCATCGGCACATTCAACATGATCCGGCTTGCCGCCGCGGCAATCCAGAAGACCGAGCCGGATGCGGAAGGTGAACGCGGCGTGATCGTCAATACGGCCTCGGTTGCCGCCTTTGACGGCCAGATCGGCCAGGCGGCCTATGCCGCTTCCAAGGGTGGGGTGGCGGCAATGACCTTGCCGATCGCCCGCGAGCTTGCACGCCACGGCATTCGCGTCGTCGCGATCGCACCCGGTATTTTCGAGACGCCGATGATGGCTGATATGCCGGCCGAGGTTCAGGCAGCACTCGGCAAGAGCGTGCCCTTTCCACCGCGGCTCGGTCGGCCGGCGGAATTTGCCGGGCTGGTACGCCATATCTTGGAAAACAACATGCTGAACGGCGAGGTCATCCGCCTCGACGGCGCATTGCGGATGGGCGCGCGCTGAGCGCTTCGCCCGAAGGAGGAAAGATGGTTTTGCAGGATCCCATCGTCATCGTGGGTGCAGCGCGCACCCCGATCGGCAGCTTTCAGGGAGAACTGAAGGAGGCGACAGCGCCGGAGCTCGGAGCAACGGCGATCCGCGCGGCACTGCAGCGCAGTGGCGTCGAGGCCGAGGTGATCGAAGAGGTCGTCTTCGGCTGCGTGCTGCCGGCGGGGCAGGGGCAGGCGCCGGCGCGCCAGGCGGCGATCCATGCCGGTCTGCCCTTCGCCACCGCGGCAAGCACCGTCAACAAGATGTGCGGCTCAGGCATGAAGGCCGTCATGATGGCGCATGACCTGATCGCCGCCGGCAGCGCTTCTGTGGCGATTGCAGGTGGCATGGAAAGCATGACGAATGCGCCCTATCTCCTTGACAAGGCCCGCGGCGGCTACAGGCTTGGCCATGGGCGTGTCGTGGATCACATGTTCCTCGACGGGCTGGAGGATGCTTATGACAAGGGGCGCTTGATGGGCAGCTTCGCGGAGGATTGCGCCGAGGCCTATCAGTTCACACGCGAGGCGCAGGATAATTACGCCATTGCCTCGCTGACGCGGGCGCAGAAGGCGATTGCCGAAGGCTGTTTCGAAAGCGAGATCGTGCCGGTCACGGTAAAATCAGGCAAAGCCGAGCAGGTGGCGAGCCGGGACGAACAGCCCGGCAAGGCGAAGCTCGACAAAATCCCGACGCTGAGGCCCGCCTTCCGTGACGGCGGCACGGTGACGGCTGCCAATTCCAGCTCGATTTCCGATGGCGCGGCAGCCCTGGTGCTGATGCGCCGCTCCGAGGCGGAGCATCGCGGCCTCAAGCCGCTTGCCACCATCCTTGGCCATGCCACGCATTCGCAGGCGCCCAATCTTTTCGCCACCGCACCGATCGGCGCGCTGCAGAAACTATCCGATCGCACCGGTCTGCCGCTTTCTGAGATTGATTTTTTCGAAATCAATGAGGCTTTCGCTGTCGTCGCCATGGCGGCGATGCGCGATCTCAATCTGCCGCATGAAAAGGTCAATGTGCATGGTGGCGCCTGCGCGCTCGGCCATCCGATCGGCGCTTCGGGGGCTCGCATCCTGGTGACGCTGCTTGCCGCACTGGAACGATACGACCTGAAGCGCGGCATGGCGGCGCTCTGCATCGGCGGCGGCGAAGCGACCGCCGTCGCCATCGAACGGCAATAGGAGGAGAGAACAGATGATCCTTTCCGACCTCCAGCAGCAAATCTCAGATCTCGCCCGCGACTTTGCCCGCGACCGGCTGGCACCGGGGGCGGCCAAACGCGACCGGGAGCATCTCTTCCCACGCGAGGAACTGAAGGAGATGGGCGAACTTGGGCTGCTCGGCATGCTGGTGCCGGAAACCTATGGCGGCTCGGATACCGGTGTGGTCGCCTATGCCGCCGCACTGGAGGAAATTGCCGCGGGCGACGGACCGTGTTCGACGATCATGAGCGTGCATAGTTCCGTCGGCTGTGCGCCGATCCTGAAATTCGGTACCGAGGAGCAGCGGCAGCGCTTCCTGCCGAAACTTGCCAGCGGCGAATGGATTGGCGGCTTTGCGCTGACCGAGCCGCAGGCCGGTTCCGATGCCTCGAACCTGAAGACCCGGGCGCGGCGTAACAGTGACCACTACGTGCTCGACGGCGCCAAACAGTTCATCACCTCGGGAAAGAACGGTAATGTCATCATCGTCTTCGCCGTCACCGATCCCGACGCCGGCAAGAAGGGCATCACCGCCTTCATCGTGCCGACGAATACGCCGGGCTACGAGGTGATCCGCGTCGAGGAAAAGCTCGGACTGCATTCCACCGATACCTGCCAGATCGCCTTCAACAACATGCGCATTCCCGCGGATTTGAGGCTGGGTGCGGAAGGCGAAGGCTACCGTATCGCGCTCGCCAATCTTGAGGGCGGACGGATCGGCATTGCAGCGCAGGCGGTCGGCATGGCGCGGGCGGCCTTCGAGGCGGCGCGTGACTACGCCAGGGAGCGCACGGCCTTCGGCAAGCCGATTTTCGAACATCAGGCCGTTGCCTTCCGCCTTGCCGATATGGCGGTGCGGATCGAGGCGGCGCGGCAGCTCGTCTTTCACGCGGCTTCCCTCAGGGAGGCGGAGCTTCCCTGCCTGTCGGAAGCCTCGATGGCGAAGCTCTTTGCCTCCGAGATGGCCGAGCGTGTCTGCTCAGACGCGATCCAGATCCATGGGGGTTATGGCTACATGGCCGATTATCCGGTCGAGCGCATCTACCGCGATGTGCGCATCTGCCAGATCTATGAGGGAACGAGCGACGTGCAGCGCATGGTGATCGCCCGCAATCTCTAATCGCCACATCCGGCCCTGCTTCCGGGAGGGGAGCACGGCTGGCACAGGGAGGAAAGAAAAAACATGGTGGATTCCGCTCGTTTGAGCCTGCACGTCCCCGAACCCGCCGTCCGCCCGGGCGGCCAGCCTGATTTTTCCAATGTCAAGATTGCCAAGGCCGGCTCGGTGCCGCGGCCGGAGGTGGATGTCGCGTCGGAAGACATCCGCGATCTCGCCTATTCGATCATCCGTGTTTTGAACCGCGACGGCGAGGCGGTCGGCCCCTGGGCAGGGTCGCTCTCCGATGAGGCGTTGCTGACCGGGCTTCGCGACATGATGAAGCTGCGCGCCTTCGACGCCCGCATGCTGATGGCGCAGCGGCAGGGCAAGACCTCCTTCTACATGCAGCATCTCGGTGAAGAAGCCGTCAGCTGCGCCTTTCGCAAGGCGCTCGAGAAGGGAGACATGAATTTCCCGACCTATCGCCAGGCAGGGCTGCTGATTGCCGACGACTATCCGATGGTCGAGATGATGAACCAGATCTACTCGAACGAGAGCGATCCCCTGCGCGGCCGGCAATTGCCGATCATGTATTCCTCCAAGGAACACGGCTTCTTCACCATCTCGGGTAATCTCGCCACCCAATATGTGCAGGCCGTCGGCTGGGCGATGGCTTCGGCGATCAAGAACGACAGCCGCATTGCCGCGGCCTGGATCGGCGACGGATCGACGGCGGAATCGGATTTCCACTCGGCGCTCGTTTTCGCCTCGACCTACAAGGCGCCGGTTATTCTCAACATCGTCAACAATCAGTGGGCGATCTCCACTTTTCAGGGCATCGCCCGCGGCGGCTCCGGCACTTTCGCGGCGCGGGGCCTTGGCTTCGGCATTCCGGCGCTGCGTGTCGACGGAAACGACTATCTCGCCGTCCATGCCGTCGCCCGCTGGGCGGCCGAGCGCGCGCGGCGCAATCTCGGCCCGACGCTGATCGAATATGTGACCTATCGCGTCGGCGCCCATTCGACCTCCGACGATCCGAGCGCCTATCGGCCCAAGACGGAATCGGAGGCGTGGCCGCTCGGCGACCCCGTGCTACGGCTGAAGAAACATCTGATCGTCAAGGGCGCTTGGTCGGAGGAGCGGCATGTGCAGGCCGAAGCCGAAATCATGGACGAGGTGATCGAGGCGCAGCGCCAGGCAGAGGCGCATGGCACGCTGCATGCCGGCGGCAGGCCTTCGGTGCGCGACATTTTCGAGGGCGTCTATGCCGAGATGCCGCCGCATATCCGCCGCCAGCGGCAGAAGGCGGGGTACTGACATGGCCAGGATGACGATGATCGAGGCCGTGCGCAGCGCCATGGACGTGTCGATGGCACGCGACGACAATGTCGTGGTTTTCGGCGAGGACGTCGGTTATTTCGGCGGCGTCTTCCGCTCGACGCAGGGTCTGCAGGCAAAATACGGCAGAACGCGCTGCTTCGATACGCCGATCAGCGAATCCGGCATCGTCGGCACGGCGATCGGCATGGCCGCCTATGGGCTGAAGCCCTGTGTCGAAATCCAGTTCGCCGACTACATGTACCCGGCCTATGATCAGCTGACGCAGGAGGCGGCGCGCATCCGCTACCGTTCCAACGGCGATTTCACCTGCCCGATCGTCGTGCGCATGCCCACAGGTGGCGGCATCTTCGGCGGCCAGACGCACAGCCAGAGTCCAGAGGCGCTTT
Proteins encoded in this window:
- a CDS encoding acyl-CoA dehydrogenase family protein, translating into MILSDLQQQISDLARDFARDRLAPGAAKRDREHLFPREELKEMGELGLLGMLVPETYGGSDTGVVAYAAALEEIAAGDGPCSTIMSVHSSVGCAPILKFGTEEQRQRFLPKLASGEWIGGFALTEPQAGSDASNLKTRARRNSDHYVLDGAKQFITSGKNGNVIIVFAVTDPDAGKKGITAFIVPTNTPGYEVIRVEEKLGLHSTDTCQIAFNNMRIPADLRLGAEGEGYRIALANLEGGRIGIAAQAVGMARAAFEAARDYARERTAFGKPIFEHQAVAFRLADMAVRIEAARQLVFHAASLREAELPCLSEASMAKLFASEMAERVCSDAIQIHGGYGYMADYPVERIYRDVRICQIYEGTSDVQRMVIARNL
- a CDS encoding thiamine pyrophosphate-dependent enzyme; this encodes MVDSARLSLHVPEPAVRPGGQPDFSNVKIAKAGSVPRPEVDVASEDIRDLAYSIIRVLNRDGEAVGPWAGSLSDEALLTGLRDMMKLRAFDARMLMAQRQGKTSFYMQHLGEEAVSCAFRKALEKGDMNFPTYRQAGLLIADDYPMVEMMNQIYSNESDPLRGRQLPIMYSSKEHGFFTISGNLATQYVQAVGWAMASAIKNDSRIAAAWIGDGSTAESDFHSALVFASTYKAPVILNIVNNQWAISTFQGIARGGSGTFAARGLGFGIPALRVDGNDYLAVHAVARWAAERARRNLGPTLIEYVTYRVGAHSTSDDPSAYRPKTESEAWPLGDPVLRLKKHLIVKGAWSEERHVQAEAEIMDEVIEAQRQAEAHGTLHAGGRPSVRDIFEGVYAEMPPHIRRQRQKAGY
- a CDS encoding AraC family transcriptional regulator — translated: MTELLHYFGQFCHKEGAMAEIERRMIAPAFVEEALDSLRRLDKPTEPILARVGLPPLVDQPVSAETYGALWLVIAAELDDEFFGMGGRPMRGGSFTLLCHSVLHAPTLGHALRRALRFLDVVLDDPRGRLVIRDGLAEVELTDANGPRSAFAYRTYWIILHGITCWLVGRRIPIRLVDFRCAEPKQGADYRLFFGAPVRFSQTISRLGFDSALLDLPVARSEQALKQFLRGAPANILLRYRYDAGIAAAVRRRLNLATPAAWSRFTELAADMRMPPSTLRHRLHDEGQSYAAIKDDIRRDLAVDLLLNTSMTIGEIAVQLGYSEPSAFFRAFRKWMDKSPEAFRREEALSQLNEPSQSRAL
- a CDS encoding carboxyl transferase domain-containing protein; this translates as MTVISTAIDRDSDSFKANASKNKALIDELHDRSAKAREGGSQTARERHTGKGKLLPRDRIQLLIDAGSPFLEIGTLAANGMYDDEAPGAGIIAGVGRVSGREVMIVANDATVKGGAYFPMTVKKHLRAQEIAMQNRLPCLYLVDSGGANLPHQAEVFPDRDHFGAIFYNQAQMSAEGIPQIACVMGSCTAGGAYVPAMSDETVIVRNQGTIFLAGPPLVKAATGEIISAEELGGAETHGRRSGVVDHVAENDEHALLLIRDIAATLNSVKSVDIDLQPPRPPKLDAEDLCGLIPADVRSPYDVREVIGRIVDGSELHEFKPLYGTTLVCGFARIWGMPVAVIANNGVLFSESALKGAHFIELACQRRVPLLFLQNISGFMVGGRYEAGGIAKDGAKLVTAVATATVPKVTVIIGGSFGAGNYGMCGRAYRPRFLFTWPNSRISVMGGEQAASVLATIRRDSMEARGENWPIEQEEAFKAPIRAGYEAEGNPYYATARLWDDGIIDPRQTRDVLGLAFSACLNAPIPKGPHFGLFRM
- a CDS encoding acetyl/propionyl/methylcrotonyl-CoA carboxylase subunit alpha, yielding MMESLLIANRGEIARRIIRTAKSLGIRTIAVYSEADAGLPFVTEADEAIAIGPSPARESYLSQERILDAARKTGAAAIHPGYGFLSENAEFAEAVEKAGILWVGAPPAAIRAMGLKDAAKELMQAAGVPVTPGYIGADQSEERLAAEADTIGYPVLIKAVAGGGGKGMRRVERAQDFAELLASCRREAAASFGDDRVLIERYIANPRHIEVQVFADQLGNCVHLFERDCSLQRRHQKVIEEAPAPGLDAATRAAICDAAVKAARAVNYVGAGTIEFIADASEGLHPDRIWFMEMNTRLQVEHPVTEAISGEDLVLWQLKVASGEPLPKTQDEIVMNGWAFEARLYAENPAAGYLPSTGRLDHLRLPQTVRVDSGVEQGDEITAFYDPMIAKIIAHGPNREAALSKLAAACAGIEVWPVRSNAGLLARIAVDPDFRAARIDTGFLDRHGDSLVATEPSEIAIDTAATLLSRKKDGDPWSALAGFRIAGADDRRVRIRIGEHLHWGQSRPELEANTVTIGETTVLFEAGNAWPISLPVASEVEASQGAGDGAILSPMPGLVISVEVADGDRVAKGDRLLTVEAMKMEHSLRAPFDGIVEKLQVSSGIRVSENQLVVSIVKEEI
- a CDS encoding 3-hydroxyacyl-CoA dehydrogenase, whose product is MLVHGASFIVTGGGSGLGAATVRALVEAGGRVTIADLNAEAGEHIAREFGSDVQFVKADVADEEQGTAVVAAAVEAFGGLRGLVNCAGVAPAEKVIGRDGPHRLESFARTVSINLIGTFNMIRLAAAAIQKTEPDAEGERGVIVNTASVAAFDGQIGQAAYAASKGGVAAMTLPIARELARHGIRVVAIAPGIFETPMMADMPAEVQAALGKSVPFPPRLGRPAEFAGLVRHILENNMLNGEVIRLDGALRMGAR
- a CDS encoding acetyl-CoA C-acyltransferase codes for the protein MVLQDPIVIVGAARTPIGSFQGELKEATAPELGATAIRAALQRSGVEAEVIEEVVFGCVLPAGQGQAPARQAAIHAGLPFATAASTVNKMCGSGMKAVMMAHDLIAAGSASVAIAGGMESMTNAPYLLDKARGGYRLGHGRVVDHMFLDGLEDAYDKGRLMGSFAEDCAEAYQFTREAQDNYAIASLTRAQKAIAEGCFESEIVPVTVKSGKAEQVASRDEQPGKAKLDKIPTLRPAFRDGGTVTAANSSSISDGAAALVLMRRSEAEHRGLKPLATILGHATHSQAPNLFATAPIGALQKLSDRTGLPLSEIDFFEINEAFAVVAMAAMRDLNLPHEKVNVHGGACALGHPIGASGARILVTLLAALERYDLKRGMAALCIGGGEATAVAIERQ
- a CDS encoding isovaleryl-CoA dehydrogenase, whose product is MFDFSLGETADAIRETTARFAADHIAPLAAEIDESNTFPRQLWPEMGALGLHGITVEEEFGGAGLGYLDHVVAMEEVSRASASVGLSYGAHSNLCVNQIRRWASPEQKRRYLPKLISGEHVGSLAMSEVGAGSDVVSMRLRAEKKGDRYILNGTKFWITNAPHADVLVVYAKTDPAAGPKGISALIIEKGLPGFSVSKKLSKLGMRGSDTAELVFEDCAVPAEALMGREGEGVKILMSGLDYERAVLAAGPLGIMQACLDVVLPYVRDRKQFGKAIGDFQLMQGKIADMYVALNSARAYVYSVARACDAGRATRTDAAAAILFASENAVKVSLEAIQALGGAGYTKEWPVERFLRDAKLYDIGAGTNEIRRYLIGRELIAS